In Neovison vison isolate M4711 chromosome 14, ASM_NN_V1, whole genome shotgun sequence, the following proteins share a genomic window:
- the LFNG gene encoding beta-1,3-N-acetylglucosaminyltransferase lunatic fringe — protein MLKRCGRRLLLALAGALLACLLVLTADPPPPPVPAERGRRALRSLAGPAGAAPAPGLEAAAAPAALAREVHSLSEYFSLLTRARRDAGPPPGGAPRPADGQPHAPAESLAPHDVFIAVKTTRKFHRARLDLLLETWISRHKEMTFIFTDGDDEALARRTGHVVNTNCSAAHSRQALSCKMAVEFDHFIESGRKWFCHVDDDNYVNVRALLRLLASYPHTQDVYIGKPSLDRPIQATERVSENKMRPVHFWFATGGAGFCISRGLALKMSPWASRGHFMSTAERIRLPDDCTIGYIVEALLGVPLIRSGLFHSHLENLQQVPASELHEQVTLSYGMFESKRNAIHMKGPFSVEADPSRFRSIHCHLYPDTPWCPHTAVF, from the exons ATGCTCAAGCGCTGCGGCCGACGCCTGCTGCTGGCGCTGGCGGGCGCGCTGCTCGCCTGCCTGCTGGTTCTCACAGCCGACCCGCCGCCGCCCCCTGTGCCCGCCGAGCGCGGCCGGCGCGCGCTGCGCAGCCTGGCGGGCCCCGCGGGGGCGGCCCCGGCGCCcgggctggaggcggcggcggcgcccgCTGCGCTCGCCCGCGAGGTGCATAGTCTGTCCGAGTACTTCAGCCTGCTGACCCGCGCGCGCAGAGACGCGGGCCCACCGCCCGggggcgccccccgccccgccgacGGCCAGCCGCATGCCCCGGCCGAGTCGCTGGCGCCCCACGACGTCTTCATCGCGGTCAAGACCACTAGAAAGTTTCACCGCGCGCGCCTCGACCTACTGCTGGAGACCTGGATCTCGCGCCACAAGGAGATG ACGTTCATTTTCACCGACGGGGATGATGAAGCCCTGGCCAGGCGCACGG GCCACGTGGTCAATACCAACTGCTCAGCTGCCCACAGCCGCCAGGCGCTGTCCTGCAAGATGGCCGTGGAGTTCGACCACTTCATCGAATCAGGGAGGAA GTGGTTCTGCCACGTGGACGACGACAACTACGTCAACGTGAGGGCTCTGCTGCGGCTACTGGCCAGCTACCCACACACGCAGGACGTGTACATCGGCAAGCCCAGTCTGGACCGGCCCATCCAGGCCACGGAGAGGGTCAGCGAGAACAAGATG CGCCCCGTCCACTTCTGGTTTGCCACCGGCGGGGCTGGCTTCTGCATCAGCCGTGGGCTGGCCCTGAAGATGAGCCCATGGGCCAG CAGGGGCCACTTCATGAGCACAGCCGAGCGGATCCGCCTGCCAGATGACTGCACCATTGGCTACATCGTGGAGGCCCTGCTGGGCGTGCCGCTCATCCGCAGCGGGCTCTTCCACTCCCACCTGGAGAACCTGCAGCAGGTGCCTGCCTCCGAGCTCCATGAGCAG GTGACCCTCAGCTATGGCATGTTTGAGAGTAAGCGGAATGCCATCCACATGAAGGGGCCATTCTCGGTGGAGGCTGACCCATCCAG gTTCCGCTCCATCCACTGCCACCTGTACCCAGACACACCCTGGTGTCCCCACACCGCCGTCTTCTAG
- the TTYH3 gene encoding protein tweety homolog 3 — protein MAGVSYAAPWWVNLLHRLPHFDLRWETTSSQFRPEDTDYQQALLLLGATALACLALDLLFLLFYSFWLCCRRRKSEEHLDADCCCTAWCVIIATLVCSAGIAVGFYGNGETSDGIHRATYSLRHANRTVAGVQDRVWDTAAALNRSAEPSLQSLERQLAARPEPLRAVQRLRGLLGTLLGYTAAIPFWRNPAVSLEVLAEQVDLYDWYRWLGYLGLLLLEVAICLLVLVGLIRSSKGILVGVCLLGVLALVISWGSLGLELAVSVGSSDFCVDPDTYVTRMVEEHSVLSGDILQYYLACSARATNPFQQKLSGSHKALVEMQDLVAELLKTVPREYPATKDPLLRVQEVLNGTEVNLQHLTALVDCRSLHLDYVQALTGFCYDGVEGLIYLALFSFVTALMFSSIVCSVPHTWQQKRGPDEDGEEEAAPGPRQTHDSLYRVHMPSLYSCGSSYGSETSLPAAAHTVSNAPVTEYMSQNANFQNPRCENTPLIGRESPPPSYTSSMRAKYLATSQPRPDSSGSGH, from the exons gcgctgctgctgctgggggccACCGCGCTGGCCTGCCTCGCCCTGGacctcctcttcctgctcttcTACTCCTTCTGGCTGTGCTGCCGACGGCGCAAGAGCGAGGAGCATCTGGATGCCGACTGCTGCTGCACCGCCTGGTGCGTGATCATCGCCACGCTGGTCTGCAG CGCCGGCATCGCTGTGGGGTTCTATGGCAACGGGGAGACCAGTGACGGCATCCATCGGGCCACCTACTCGCTCCGCCACGCCAACCGCACAGTGGCAGGGGTCCAGGACCGC GTGTGGGACACGGCGGCCGCCCTGAACCGCTCGGCGGAGCCCAGTCTGCAGAGCCTGGAGCGGCAGCTGGCGGCACGGCCGGAGCCCCTGCGTGCAGTGCAGCGGCTGCGGGGCCTTCTCGGGACGCTGCTGGGCTACACAGCGGCCATCCCGTTCTGGAGGAACCCCGCCGTGTCGCTCGAGGTGCTAGCAGAGCAGGTGGACCTCTACGACTGGTACAG GTGGCTGGGCTACCTCGGCCTGCTGCTGCTCGAAGTGGCCATCTGCCTGCTGGTGCTGGTGGGCCTCATCCGCAGCTCTAAGGGCATTCTGGTTGG GGTCTGCCTCCTGGGGGTGCTGGCCCTGGTCATCAGCTGGGGCTCACTGGGCTTGGAGCTGGCCGTGTCTGTG GGCTCAAGTGACTTCTGTGTGGACCCCGACACCTATGTGACCAGGATGGTGGAGGAGCACTCGGTGCTGAGTGGGG ACATTCTGCAGTACTACCTGGCCTGCTCGGCCCGGGCCACCAACCCCTTCCAGCAG AAGCTGTCTGGCAGCCACAAGGCGCTGGTGGAGATGCAGGACCTGGTGGCTGAGCTTCTGAAGACCGTCCCCCGGGAGTACCCGGCCACCAAG GACCCCTTGCTCCGTGTCCAGGAGGTGCTGAACGGCACAGAGGTGAACCTACAGCACCTCACTGCCCTGGTGGACTGCCGCAGCCTGCATCTG GACTACGTGCAGGCCCTGACGGGCTTCTGCTATGACGGCGTGGAGGGCCTCATCTACCTGGCGCTCTTCTCCTTTGTCACGGCTCTCATGTTCAGCTCCATCGTCTGTAGCGTCCCCCACACCTGGCAGCAGAAAAG GGGCCCCGAcgaggatggggaggaggaggcggccCCCGGGCCAAGGCAGACGCACGACAGCCTATACCGCGTGCACATGCCCAGCCTGTACAGCTGCGGGAGTAGCTACGGCAGCGAGACCAGCCTCCCGGCTGCGGCGCACACCGTCAGCAACGCCCCCGTCACCGAGTACAT GAGCCAGAATGCCAACTTCCAGAACCCCCGCTGTGAGAACACCCCCCTCATCGGGCGCGAGTCCCCCCCGCCCTCA TACACCTCCAGCATGAGAGCCAAATACCTCGCCACCAGCCAGCCTCGCCCCGACTCCAGCGGCAGCGGCCACTAG